The following coding sequences are from one Triticum aestivum cultivar Chinese Spring chromosome 5A, IWGSC CS RefSeq v2.1, whole genome shotgun sequence window:
- the LOC123102076 gene encoding uncharacterized protein produces the protein MDPSGSSSRHGRLLISPSVSTPTFSSTRGPSSSPSPHHDRRNSTSSPKPLLPFPPPASRPHSSGSAAGPRAAASASLPGFAHNARIAAALAPAAAFLLDLGGAPVLAVLAVGLAAAYALDALRLRQGAFFTVWAALLAADVAFFFSASLSSAAAASLPLTVLALLLCAETSFLIGVWASLQFRWIQLENPTIVAALERLLFACVPIAASAVFTWAVVSAVGMANASYYLATFAMLFYWLFSVPRTSSFKNRKQDAPLQDSDGILGPLESCVHALYLLFVPVLFHAASNHTTLFASWANVCDLLLLFFVPFLFLLYASTRGSLWWITRDTRTMDQIRMANGLVALVIVVLCLEVRVVFHAFGRYIHAPPPLNYLLVTVTMLGGALGLAAHAAGKVGDAVSSVAFMGLAVLVSGAGAVVIGFPLVFLPLPMMSGYYVARFFTKKSLSSYFTFVGISSLMVLWFVVHNYWDLNIWVAGMPLKSFTKYIVAAVIMAMAVPGLALLPAKLRFLVELGLIGHALLLCYIENRLFNYAAMYYFGFEDDIIYPSYMVLITTFFGLALVRRLSVDQRVGSKAAWILTCLYSSKLSMLFITSRSVVWVSAVLLLAVTPPVLLYRDKSKGGAPRMKIWQAYFHASVVAFSAWLCRETVFEALQWWNGRPPSDGLLLGSYILLSGVACIPIVALHFPHAQSAKRFLVLVVATGLLFVIMQPPVKLSWVYRSELIRAAHLSDDDTSIYGFVASKPTWPSWLLIAAVVLTLAAATSIIPVKYIVELRALYAVGVGITLGIYISVQYFFQAVVLYPLLVATIVCAAVFIVFTHLPSESSTRVLPWVFSLLVALFPVTYLLEGQLRANSFAEEDEAEKFTNMLAIEGARMSLLGLYAAIFMIIALEIKFELALLLHDKATDVTHGVSGGRGSAFPPKARLLQQRRSHAAPTFTIKRLAAEAAWMPAIGNLSTVLCFIICLVLNVTLTGGSNRAIFFLAPILLLLNQDSDIVAGFGDRQRYFPVTISISGYLLLASLYKIWEEAWPGAGSGGWALDIGGSVWLYAVKNVALLVLTLPNHILFNRFMWDYVRQTDSKLLLTLPLNLPSIIMTDVLSVRVLGLLGAIYSLAQYLISRRIRIAGMKYI, from the coding sequence atggatcccTCCGGATCCAGCTCCCGCCACGGGCGCCTCCTCATCTCGCCGTCGGTGTCAACCCCGACCTTCTCCTCCACCCGCGGCCCGTCCTCGTCCCCCTCGCCGCACCACGACCGCCGCAACTCCACCTCCTCCCCGAagcccctcctccccttcccgcCCCCCGCCTCCAGGCCGCACTCGTCCGGCTCGGCCGCGGGGCCCCGCGCCGCCGCGTCCGCCTCGCTCCCGGGCTTCGCGCACAACGCGCGCATCGCGGCGGCGCTCGCGCCCGCCGCGGCCTTCCTCCTCGACCTCGGCGGGGCCCCCGTCCTCGCCGTCCTCGCCGTCGGGCTCGCCGCCGCCTACGCCCTCGACGCGCTGCGGCTCCGGCAGGGCGCCTTCTTCACTGTGTGGGCGGCGCTGCTCGCCGCCgacgtggccttcttcttctcggCGTCcctctcgtccgccgccgccgcctcgctgcccctCACCGTCCTCGCGCTGCTCCTCTGCGCGGAGACCTCCTTCCTCATAGGCGTCTGGGCGTCGCTCCAGTTCCGCTGGATCCAGCTTGAGAACCCTACCATCGTTGCGGCGCTCGAGCGGCTCCTCTTTGCGTGCGTGCCTATCGCCGCATCTGCAGTCTTCACATGGGCAGTTGTGTCCGCAGTCGGGATGGCCAATGCTTCCTACTACCTTGCCACATTTGCCATGCTCTTCTATTGGCTCTTCTCCGTACCCCGCACTTCCAGCTTCAAGAACCGAAAACAGGACGCTCCATTGCAGGACAGTGATGGCATTCTTGGCCCCTTGGAGAGCTGCGTGCATGCGTTATATCTGCTGTTTGTGCCAGTGCTGTTCCATGCTGCATCCAACCACACCACACTCTTCGCATCATGGGCCAATGTTTGTGATCTTCTGCTGCTGTTCTTCGTACCATTCTTGTTCCTGCTCTATGCGTCCACTCGTGGTTCACTGTGGTGGATTACCAGGGATACACGCACAATGGATCAGATAAGGATGGCGAATGGCTTGGTTGCACTTGTTATAGTGGTGCTCTGCCTGGAGGTCCGAGTTGTATTTCACGCTTTTGGAAGGTACATTCATGCTCCCCCGCCGCTGAATTACCTGCTTGTGACTGTCACGATGCTTGGTGGTGCTTTGGGTCTGGCTGCGCATGCTGCTGGCAAGGTTGGAGATGCAGTTAGCTCGGTGGCGTTTATGGGGTTGGCAGTGCTTGTCAGTGGAGCAGGTGCCGTAGTCATTGGTTTTCCGCTTGTGTTCCTTCCACTCCCAATGATGTCTGGTTATTATGTGGCAAGGTTCTTTACCAAGAAAAGCCTGTCATCATACTTCACCTTTGTGGGAATATCAAGCTTGATGGTCCTTTGGTTTGTGGTGCATAACTACTGGGATCTAAATATTTGGGTTGCTGGCATGCCATTGAAATCGTTTACCAAGTACATTGTTGCAGCTGTAATCATGGCAATGGCTGTTCCTGGTTTGGCACTTCTCCCTGCAAAACTGCGCTTTCTTGTGGAACTTGGTCTTATTGGTCATGCACTGTTGTTATGCTACATTGAGAACCGACTCTTCAACTATGCTGCCATGTACTACTTTGGGTTTGAGGACGATATCATTTATCCAAGTTATATGGTTTTGATCACAACATTTTTTGGATTGGCTCTTGTAAGAAGATTATCTGTTGACCAGAGAGTTGGGTCCAAAGCTGCTTGGATCTTGACTTGTCTCTATTCTTCAAAGTTATCTATGTTGTTTATCACATCAAGATCGGTGGTATGGGTTTCAGCCGTTCTGCTACTTGCTGTCACACCCCCTGTACTTCTTTACAGGGACAAGTCCAAAGGGGGGGCTCCAAGGATGAAGATCTGGCAAGCTTATTTTCATGCATCTGTAGTAGCCTTTTCTGCATGGCTCTGCCGGGAAACAGTTTTCGAAGCTTTACAGTGGTGGAACGGAAGGCCTCCTTCAGATGGTCTGCTTTTGGGGTCATATATTTTGTTGTCTGGTGTTGCTTGCATCCCAATAGTGGCGCTCCATTTCCCTCATGCTCAGTCAGCAAAGAGATTCCTGGTGCTTGTTGTGGCCACAGGGCTTCTTTTCGTTATTATGCAGCCTCCTGTTAAACTGTCATGGGTATACCGGTCGGAGCTGATCAGAGCAGCACATTTATCTGATGATGACACGTCAATATATGGTTTTGTAGCATCCAAGCCCACATGGCCATCATGGCTGCTCATAGCAGCAGTGGTACTTACATTAGCAGCTGCTACATCTATCATCCCAGTGAAGTATATTGTTGAGTTGAGGGCTTTGTATGCAGTGGGAGTTGGAATTACACTAGGCATCTACATATCTGTCCAGTACTTCTTCCAAGCAGTTGTTCTGTATCCTCTTCTTGTTGCGACAATTGTCTGTGCTGCAGTCTTTATAGTATTCACGCATCTCCCATCTGAGTCCAGCACAAGGGTTTTGCCATGGGTGTTTTCTTTGTTAGTAGCTTTGTTCCCAGTCACCTACCTGCTGGAAGGACAGTTAAGGGCCAACAGTTTTGCAGAAGAGGATGAAGCAGAGAAGTTCACCAACATGTTGGCTATAGAAGGGGCTAGAATGTCGCTTTTGGGTCTCTATGCTGCTATATTTATGATCATTGCACTAGAAATTAAGTTTGAACTGGCTTTGCTGTTGCATGATAAAGCCACAGATGTTACACATGGTGTATCTGGTGGTCGGGGCTCTGCATTTCCACCCAAAGCAAGGCTACTGCAGCAACGGAGATCTCATGCTGCGCCAACTTTCACCATCAAGAGATTGGCAGCTGAAGCAGCTTGGATGCCTGCGATCGGCAACTTATCTACGGTTTTGTGCTTCATCATCTGCCTTGTTCTCAACGTAACACTTACTGGTGGCTCGAACCGTGCTATTTTCTTCCTAGCGCCCATCCTTCTACTTTTGAACCAGGATTCAGACATCGTTGCAGGATTCGGTGACAGACAGCGTTACTTCCCTGTGACAATTTCTATTTCCGGGTATTTGCTATTGGCATCATTGTATAAGATATGGGAGGAGGCTTGGCCTGGCGCTGGCAGTGGAGGATGGGCTCTTGATATCGGGGGCTCAGTTTGGCTCTATGCTGTGAAAAATGTTGCTCTGCTCGTG